A stretch of the Haloarcula ordinaria genome encodes the following:
- a CDS encoding ABC transporter ATP-binding protein, with amino-acid sequence MALTDSDVDLETSAPPRVRIDGVGKRYADESNGRVQALEDVSFDVEPGSFVCIVGPSGCGKTTLFRIIAGLEGATTGGVFLDGERVTGPGPDLGLVFQEYHLFPWRTVSGNVAFGMEQQAVSEADRRDRVESLLDLVGLDGFGESYPRDLSGGMKQRVALARALAVDPGLLLMDEPFGSADAQTKRMLQDELLDIWSETGKTVLFVTHDIEEAVKLADHVVVMAKEPGRVREIVDIDVERPRSRADEACDAYYQRILDLIE; translated from the coding sequence ATGGCGCTGACGGACTCGGACGTCGACCTCGAGACGAGCGCACCGCCCCGCGTCCGTATCGACGGCGTCGGCAAGCGGTACGCCGACGAGTCGAACGGACGCGTCCAGGCCCTCGAAGACGTCTCTTTCGACGTCGAACCCGGGTCGTTCGTCTGTATCGTCGGCCCCTCGGGCTGTGGCAAGACGACGCTGTTCCGCATCATCGCCGGTCTCGAAGGCGCGACCACCGGTGGCGTCTTCCTCGACGGCGAGCGCGTCACGGGTCCGGGCCCCGACCTCGGCCTCGTCTTTCAGGAGTACCACCTCTTCCCGTGGCGCACGGTGTCCGGGAACGTCGCGTTCGGCATGGAACAGCAGGCCGTGTCCGAGGCCGACCGCCGCGACCGCGTCGAATCGCTCCTCGACCTCGTCGGGCTCGACGGGTTCGGTGAGAGTTACCCCCGCGACCTCTCGGGCGGGATGAAACAGCGAGTCGCGCTCGCCCGCGCGCTTGCCGTCGACCCCGGCCTCCTGCTGATGGACGAACCGTTCGGGTCCGCCGACGCACAGACCAAGCGGATGCTTCAGGACGAACTGCTCGACATCTGGTCGGAGACAGGCAAGACCGTCCTCTTCGTGACTCACGACATCGAGGAGGCGGTCAAACTGGCCGACCACGTCGTCGTGATGGCCAAGGAGCCGGGGCGCGTCCGCGAGATCGTCGACATCGACGTCGAACGCCCCCGGTCGCGGGCCGACGAGGCCTGCGACGCGTACTACCAGCGGATTCTCGACCTCATCGAGTGA
- a CDS encoding ABC transporter permease, producing the protein MAIDVTDTVEQTDDGYPSLDRVDGRRVLRGAAGLAAFVGLWFAVSLVQPSYVLPSPVAVATTFVEEATTGSMLTALGNSVLHWIPGAVVGTGAGIAAGIALAWSPLLDDVTSPVVRVLRPVPPLALIGFAIAWFGINHAGAAFIIAVGAFWINFYATYGGVEGVSDDLLDVARSLGVQGDIELVREVVVPAALPEITTGIRTGIGRCWMLVVASEIFGVPGIGRRILRASNNLQVDVVITYILVLSLLFLLVDVAFRAAQRRALAWR; encoded by the coding sequence ATGGCAATCGACGTCACCGACACCGTAGAGCAAACCGACGATGGATACCCCTCGCTCGACCGAGTCGACGGCCGCCGAGTGCTTCGGGGTGCTGCCGGCCTCGCAGCCTTCGTCGGCCTCTGGTTCGCCGTCTCCCTCGTCCAGCCGTCGTACGTCCTCCCCTCGCCGGTCGCCGTCGCGACGACGTTCGTCGAAGAGGCGACCACAGGTAGCATGCTGACCGCGCTGGGTAACAGTGTCCTCCACTGGATTCCGGGTGCCGTCGTGGGGACCGGCGCTGGCATCGCCGCCGGCATCGCGCTCGCCTGGAGCCCGTTGCTCGACGACGTCACCTCGCCCGTCGTGCGCGTGCTCCGCCCGGTGCCACCGCTGGCGCTCATCGGGTTCGCCATCGCCTGGTTCGGCATCAATCACGCCGGCGCGGCCTTCATCATCGCCGTCGGCGCGTTCTGGATCAACTTCTACGCCACCTACGGCGGCGTCGAGGGCGTCTCCGACGACCTCCTGGACGTCGCCCGAAGTCTCGGTGTCCAGGGTGATATCGAGCTCGTCCGGGAAGTAGTCGTGCCGGCTGCACTCCCCGAGATTACGACCGGCATCCGGACCGGCATCGGCCGCTGCTGGATGCTCGTCGTCGCCTCCGAGATTTTCGGCGTGCCCGGCATCGGTCGGCGCATCCTGCGCGCCTCGAACAACCTGCAGGTCGACGTCGTCATCACCTACATCCTCGTCCTGAGCCTGCTGTTCCTGCTCGTCGACGTCGCGTTCCGCGCGGCCCAACGGAGGGCGCTGGCATGGCGCTGA
- a CDS encoding ABC transporter substrate-binding protein: MADKTAGVSRRAFLTGAGATATVGLTGCLGMGGSDELTLAYMPIFPDLQYFVMDQEGYFDDIDATVDAREFTDGPAIVQAYGGGELDVAMFGIVPSMIVIDRGIPAQVTAANIKEPMAIMAHEDLQSLWADHGADAFSVWREETGRKFRFGTFPQGSVPDVLLRFWLREAGVDTSQVDILEINGANAVWQAIANGEIDGSSIMEPVPTRAAAADALVQTFRRADEVMPGQPAAVTLMRDDILDSPVATQFLEQHVRATEFIQNNPERTADIVEQGIGMPADQALSALQGPLSNFVTDPREIENGTEIFSAFAAQNGQIDSALSQAEIFDYSVYDGL; this comes from the coding sequence ATGGCAGACAAGACTGCAGGCGTCTCGCGACGCGCGTTTCTGACTGGTGCTGGAGCGACTGCGACTGTCGGCCTCACCGGCTGTCTCGGCATGGGTGGGAGCGACGAGCTGACGCTCGCGTACATGCCCATCTTCCCGGACCTCCAGTACTTCGTGATGGACCAGGAGGGCTACTTCGACGACATCGACGCGACTGTCGACGCCCGGGAGTTCACCGACGGTCCGGCCATCGTCCAGGCCTACGGCGGCGGCGAGCTCGACGTGGCGATGTTCGGCATCGTCCCTTCCATGATCGTCATCGACCGGGGTATCCCGGCGCAGGTCACCGCCGCGAACATCAAGGAACCGATGGCCATCATGGCCCACGAGGACCTCCAGTCGCTGTGGGCCGACCACGGCGCTGACGCCTTCTCGGTCTGGCGCGAGGAGACTGGCCGGAAGTTCCGCTTCGGGACCTTCCCGCAGGGGTCTGTCCCCGACGTGCTCCTGCGCTTCTGGCTCCGGGAGGCCGGCGTCGACACCTCGCAGGTCGATATCCTCGAAATCAACGGCGCGAACGCCGTCTGGCAAGCCATCGCCAACGGTGAAATCGACGGCTCGTCTATCATGGAGCCGGTGCCGACCCGCGCTGCGGCCGCCGACGCACTGGTCCAGACGTTCAGGCGCGCCGACGAGGTCATGCCCGGCCAGCCAGCGGCCGTGACGCTGATGCGCGACGACATCCTCGACTCGCCCGTGGCGACGCAGTTCCTCGAACAGCACGTCCGGGCGACCGAGTTCATCCAGAACAACCCCGAACGGACCGCCGACATCGTCGAACAGGGCATCGGGATGCCCGCGGACCAGGCGCTCTCGGCGCTTCAGGGCCCGCTCTCGAACTTCGTCACCGACCCGCGCGAGATCGAGAACGGGACGGAGATATTCTCGGCGTTCGCCGCACAGAACGGCCAGATAGACTCGGCGCTGTCGCAAGCGGAGATATTCGACTACAGCGTCTACGACGGGCTCTAG
- a CDS encoding VOC family protein — protein MTSAEGLPPETSVGRVALTVADLDDVVAFYEHVVGLVGHERTEERAVLGDGTTPLLELVAAPDRPERARDEAGLFHTAFRVPSREALGAALERIEDHAGLDGVADHDVSEALYLSDPEGNGVEIYRDRPRTEWPEDDRGRVQMATRPLPLESLRSESDGRDRVPEGTDVGHVHLEVSDLDAARSFYVETLGLTLRQEVRGALFVAADDYHHHVGLNTWRGRTAPRRGRGLSWVELLVPDRSSLEAARGRLESAGVAVTDREDGVEFEDQDGITLRLRVVD, from the coding sequence ATGACCAGCGCCGAGGGACTCCCGCCCGAGACCAGCGTGGGCCGGGTCGCACTCACCGTCGCCGACCTCGACGACGTCGTCGCATTCTACGAGCACGTCGTCGGCCTGGTCGGCCACGAACGAACCGAGGAGCGGGCCGTCCTGGGTGACGGCACGACGCCGTTGCTCGAACTCGTCGCCGCCCCCGACCGCCCCGAACGGGCACGTGACGAGGCGGGGCTGTTCCACACTGCCTTCCGGGTCCCATCGCGGGAGGCACTCGGCGCCGCACTCGAACGAATCGAGGACCACGCAGGGCTCGACGGTGTCGCCGACCACGACGTCAGCGAGGCGCTGTACCTCTCGGACCCCGAGGGCAACGGTGTCGAGATATATCGTGACCGCCCGCGCACGGAGTGGCCGGAGGACGACCGAGGCCGGGTCCAGATGGCCACGCGCCCGCTCCCGCTCGAGAGTCTCCGCTCGGAGAGCGACGGCCGCGACCGGGTCCCCGAGGGAACGGACGTCGGGCACGTCCATCTCGAGGTGTCCGACCTCGACGCTGCGCGGTCGTTCTACGTCGAGACGCTCGGGTTGACCCTCCGGCAGGAAGTTCGGGGAGCGCTGTTCGTCGCCGCGGATGACTACCACCACCACGTGGGCCTGAACACGTGGCGGGGGCGGACCGCGCCACGGCGAGGCCGCGGCCTGTCGTGGGTCGAACTCCTCGTGCCCGACCGGTCGAGTCTCGAGGCCGCCCGTGGACGTCTCGAATCGGCCGGTGTCGCGGTGACAGACCGCGAAGACGGCGTAGAGTTCGAGGACCAGGACGGCATCACGCTCCGGCTCCGGGTCGTCGACTGA
- a CDS encoding alpha/beta hydrolase has product MTGPHEDQPLVTAGTPLEDASAAAVLVHGRGATARSIVQMAQEVHQDGLALLAPQAARNTWYPQSFLAPVEQNEPGRTSGLQAVRDAVDQAEAAGIPPEQVMLLGFSQGACLASEFVARDPARYGALVALSGGLIGESVDPDDYEGDLDGMPVFVGCSDVDPHIPLERVKVTTEVFERLGADVDERIYEGMGHGVNEDELSAVAELVVGLLDEE; this is encoded by the coding sequence ATGACGGGGCCACACGAGGACCAGCCGCTCGTGACGGCCGGGACGCCGCTCGAGGACGCTAGCGCCGCTGCGGTGCTGGTCCACGGCCGGGGCGCGACAGCCCGGAGCATCGTCCAGATGGCCCAGGAGGTCCACCAGGACGGGCTGGCGCTGCTCGCGCCGCAGGCGGCCCGGAACACGTGGTATCCCCAGTCGTTCCTGGCGCCCGTCGAGCAGAACGAACCGGGGCGGACCTCCGGCCTGCAGGCGGTCCGCGACGCGGTCGACCAGGCCGAAGCCGCCGGCATCCCCCCGGAGCAGGTCATGCTGCTCGGCTTCTCTCAGGGAGCCTGCCTCGCGAGCGAGTTCGTCGCGCGCGACCCGGCCCGCTACGGTGCACTCGTGGCACTGAGTGGCGGGCTCATCGGCGAGTCCGTCGACCCCGACGACTACGAGGGCGACCTCGATGGGATGCCGGTGTTCGTCGGCTGTAGCGACGTCGACCCGCATATCCCACTCGAACGGGTCAAGGTCACGACCGAGGTGTTCGAGCGACTGGGCGCAGACGTCGACGAACGCATCTACGAGGGGATGGGTCACGGTGTGAACGAGGACGAGCTCTCGGCCGTCGCGGAACTCGTCGTCGGACTGCTCGACGAGGAGTGA
- a CDS encoding DUF3179 domain-containing protein, which produces MDTKRRTVLRALGAVGVAGLAGCTGTGGSGGSSDTETEGDTTTATPTEGEVTTTSGGDARPPTRDQALYLGHDVETIRGEITSGGVPKDGIPSIDDPQFVAADEATVDPGDPVFGVVRDGEAKAYPQLILVWHEIVNDVLGGDPVAVTYCPLTGTAQGFERGAVEFGTSGDLVNSNLVMYDRGTDSRWPQVTGTAVEGEMEGQSLQEFRVVWTTWEHWQAAYPDTVVLTDETGFSRRYGSDPYGQYNPDRGYYVSDQTIFPALMSDDRNRPKHVVIGTRTSEGALSFGKDALLEQRVLTGSIGETDYVAVADQTLRTGYIYENSGGVTVTPDGDGYRVDGTTYSADRLPLPSQIAFDGMWFAWAGFYPEIPYVE; this is translated from the coding sequence ATGGACACGAAACGCCGAACCGTCCTCCGGGCGCTCGGTGCTGTGGGAGTCGCCGGCCTCGCCGGCTGTACCGGAACCGGGGGTTCGGGAGGGTCCTCGGACACCGAGACCGAGGGCGATACGACAACGGCGACCCCGACGGAGGGCGAGGTGACGACGACCAGCGGGGGCGACGCTCGGCCGCCGACGCGCGACCAGGCGCTGTACCTGGGCCACGACGTCGAGACGATTCGGGGCGAGATTACGAGCGGTGGCGTCCCGAAAGACGGGATTCCGTCCATCGACGACCCGCAGTTCGTGGCCGCGGACGAGGCGACAGTAGACCCCGGCGACCCGGTGTTCGGGGTCGTCCGCGACGGTGAGGCGAAGGCCTACCCACAGTTGATTCTGGTCTGGCACGAGATCGTCAACGACGTCCTCGGTGGCGACCCGGTCGCCGTGACCTACTGTCCGCTGACTGGCACCGCACAGGGCTTCGAGCGCGGCGCCGTCGAGTTCGGGACCTCCGGCGACCTCGTCAACTCGAATCTGGTGATGTACGACCGTGGGACCGACAGCCGGTGGCCTCAGGTGACCGGCACCGCAGTCGAAGGCGAGATGGAGGGCCAGTCACTCCAGGAGTTCCGCGTCGTCTGGACCACCTGGGAGCACTGGCAGGCAGCCTACCCCGACACCGTGGTTCTGACCGACGAGACGGGGTTCTCGCGACGCTACGGGAGCGACCCGTACGGTCAGTACAACCCCGACCGGGGCTACTACGTCAGCGACCAGACCATCTTCCCAGCGCTCATGAGCGACGACCGGAACCGTCCGAAACACGTCGTCATCGGCACCCGGACCAGTGAGGGTGCGCTGTCGTTCGGTAAAGACGCACTCCTCGAGCAGCGCGTCCTGACCGGGAGCATCGGCGAGACGGATTACGTCGCCGTCGCCGATCAGACCCTCCGAACGGGCTACATCTACGAGAACAGCGGCGGTGTGACCGTCACGCCCGACGGGGACGGCTACCGCGTCGACGGGACCACGTACTCGGCCGACCGACTCCCACTTCCGAGTCAGATTGCCTTCGACGGGATGTGGTTCGCGTGGGCGGGCTTCTACCCCGAGATACCATATGTCGAGTGA
- a CDS encoding right-handed parallel beta-helix repeat-containing protein, with translation MSNTPTLELETRRRFLKRSVLAGSITVVGVPTLTGTAAAATIRVPEDYSSIQAAVDNAAPGDTVVVNGGTYVEEVTITKDLTLRGQNSPTIESPDSLMSRGIVRVEGSVDVEVRGFEIDGAGNGDGEGDDFDGILYQGASGTIRDNSVVRVRDDELKGNQRGVGIVVRGGGTVDIKDNVLEDYQKNGIVIQNAGTTAEIKRNTVVGAGVTDIIGQNGIQMSGGAEGAIQDNDVRDHVYEDTGQVVATGVLLFGVDSITVQKNSLTNTEIGVASLGSDNRIIRNRIDEGSDDDWGILLFAGDNAKVTNNTISHYTIGIQVAAGSNNKVIRNRFTNVDNNVIDGGTDTKVQPN, from the coding sequence ATGAGTAATACACCGACTCTCGAACTCGAAACGCGGCGAAGATTCTTGAAACGAAGCGTTCTCGCAGGTTCTATAACCGTAGTGGGGGTTCCGACCCTCACTGGAACCGCTGCCGCAGCAACGATTAGGGTTCCGGAAGACTATAGTTCGATTCAGGCAGCCGTAGACAACGCAGCTCCCGGGGACACTGTGGTCGTCAATGGCGGAACCTACGTCGAGGAAGTCACGATAACAAAAGACCTCACGCTACGTGGACAGAATTCCCCCACGATTGAATCGCCTGACTCGCTCATGTCTCGAGGAATTGTCCGCGTCGAGGGCTCAGTCGACGTCGAGGTGCGGGGGTTCGAGATCGACGGTGCGGGCAACGGCGACGGTGAGGGAGACGACTTCGACGGCATCCTCTATCAGGGTGCCAGTGGGACGATTAGAGATAATTCTGTCGTGCGGGTCCGCGACGACGAGCTCAAGGGTAATCAGCGAGGCGTCGGAATCGTGGTCCGGGGCGGGGGGACCGTCGACATCAAGGACAACGTACTCGAGGACTACCAGAAGAACGGCATCGTCATCCAGAACGCGGGTACCACTGCTGAAATCAAACGGAATACGGTCGTCGGAGCGGGTGTAACTGATATCATCGGTCAAAACGGCATTCAAATGAGCGGTGGTGCAGAGGGAGCGATCCAAGATAACGACGTTCGTGACCACGTCTACGAAGACACTGGCCAGGTTGTCGCAACGGGCGTACTCCTCTTCGGCGTCGACAGTATCACGGTCCAGAAGAACTCGCTCACGAATACTGAAATCGGGGTCGCCTCTCTAGGGAGCGACAATCGAATCATTCGAAATCGTATCGACGAGGGTAGTGACGACGACTGGGGAATACTCCTCTTTGCCGGCGACAACGCGAAGGTGACGAATAATACAATATCCCACTACACTATCGGTATTCAGGTCGCCGCTGGGTCGAACAACAAGGTCATCCGCAACCGATTCACGAATGTGGACAACAACGTAATCGACGGTGGAACCGATACCAAAGTTCAACCGAACTAG
- a CDS encoding CopG family ribbon-helix-helix protein: protein MTVVSVSMPESLLERIDEFAEEHGYTGRSEIIREASRNLLGEFEDKRLEGRKLMGIVTVLFDYETTSVEEKMMHLRHEHEGIVASNFHSHVGEHRCMELFVLEGDLEEISSFVGKIRATKDTLNIDYSVVPVDDFATFADVE, encoded by the coding sequence ATGACCGTTGTCAGCGTCTCGATGCCGGAATCGCTGCTCGAGCGCATCGACGAGTTCGCCGAGGAACACGGCTACACCGGCCGGAGCGAGATTATCAGGGAAGCCAGCCGGAACCTGCTTGGCGAGTTCGAGGACAAGCGCCTCGAGGGGCGCAAGCTGATGGGCATCGTCACCGTCCTGTTCGACTACGAGACGACCAGCGTCGAGGAGAAGATGATGCACCTCCGGCACGAACACGAGGGCATCGTCGCCTCGAACTTCCACAGCCACGTCGGCGAACACCGCTGTATGGAGCTGTTCGTCCTCGAAGGCGACCTCGAGGAGATCTCCTCGTTCGTCGGGAAGATTCGCGCGACGAAAGACACACTGAACATCGACTACTCCGTCGTCCCCGTCGACGACTTCGCGACGTTCGCGGACGTGGAATAA
- a CDS encoding vWA domain-containing protein, with product MTANVVTDVNRPYVPGDGAKLTAEIEVDPGRREGRSTRQIALCIDSSGSMAGDDIQQARDGAEWVFGLLEDDDYVSIVTFDTDVETVLDATRWGDISREDALDRVDAITAGGGTDIYRGLVAARDSLHHLPTDDTTARRILFLSDGKDQNHGKAEFGSLARAIDEDGIRIKSAGIGDDYRKETIRTLGETARGEWTHLDSAGDIESFFGDAVEEAGTLVAPDAKLELDVADGVEVSEVYRALPQTQAVDVEWTGNSTEIRLPDLLDRQTQRVVLKIHAPPRDVGQTVTLADVTLTARGETAHGAIEVEYTDDAEKLSVHNEAVDIDHRQTVIKTELGKGNVAEAQTQVEKMTQIHGAETQAVKSAERETRIVAEGGRAEESEATKIVTDDGIQK from the coding sequence ATGACTGCGAACGTCGTGACGGACGTCAACCGCCCGTACGTCCCGGGAGACGGGGCGAAACTGACCGCGGAGATCGAAGTCGACCCCGGCCGACGGGAGGGGCGTTCGACGCGACAGATCGCGCTGTGTATCGACTCCAGTGGCTCGATGGCCGGCGACGACATCCAGCAGGCCCGCGACGGGGCCGAGTGGGTGTTCGGCCTCCTCGAGGACGACGACTACGTCTCCATCGTCACGTTCGATACGGACGTCGAGACGGTCCTCGACGCGACGCGATGGGGCGACATCTCGCGGGAAGACGCCCTCGACCGTGTCGACGCCATCACCGCAGGCGGCGGCACGGACATCTACCGGGGCCTGGTCGCGGCGCGCGATTCGCTGCACCACCTCCCGACGGACGACACCACCGCCCGTCGAATCCTCTTTCTCTCCGACGGGAAAGATCAGAACCACGGCAAGGCGGAGTTCGGGTCGCTAGCCCGGGCCATCGACGAGGACGGCATCCGAATCAAGTCGGCCGGCATCGGCGACGACTACCGCAAGGAGACGATTCGGACGCTCGGGGAGACGGCCCGCGGCGAGTGGACCCATCTCGACTCGGCCGGCGACATCGAGTCGTTCTTCGGCGACGCCGTCGAGGAGGCCGGGACGCTGGTCGCACCGGACGCGAAACTCGAGCTGGACGTGGCCGACGGCGTCGAGGTCAGCGAGGTGTACCGCGCGCTGCCACAGACGCAGGCAGTCGACGTCGAGTGGACGGGCAACTCGACGGAGATTCGCCTGCCGGACCTGCTGGACCGCCAGACCCAGCGAGTCGTCCTGAAGATACACGCGCCGCCGCGCGACGTCGGACAGACGGTGACGCTCGCCGACGTGACACTGACCGCCCGCGGCGAGACAGCACACGGTGCCATCGAGGTGGAGTACACCGACGACGCCGAGAAACTCAGCGTCCACAACGAGGCCGTCGACATCGACCACCGCCAGACCGTCATCAAGACCGAACTCGGCAAGGGAAACGTCGCGGAAGCCCAGACCCAGGTCGAGAAGATGACCCAGATACACGGGGCAGAGACGCAGGCGGTCAAGTCCGCCGAGCGCGAGACGCGAATCGTCGCGGAGGGCGGCCGGGCCGAAGAGAGCGAGGCGACCAAGATCGTGACCGACGACGGGATACAGAAGTGA
- a CDS encoding FHA domain-containing serine/threonine-protein kinase: MTWEPEEGDVVADRYELRKFLGKGGFAKAYRAVDTTTGDSVVLKHPNYRESQNDPEVIEEYFEKEAETLLKIRAAGGHENVMDLYDQVTERDVPFLVVELVEGGIELDEVIDRHGPIEDTEQVRHIGIDLSDAMGFLHEHEIVYRDLKPENVMLTPDITPTLIDFNTATGFDAAGDPSTGNTGTTILGPFKPREVAEASRTDVRQGPWSDVYSIGKILLFLLKGSVPKKDGVDPRDFGADCDAYLADIVERATQTDYRDRYRNATVLKEVLQNRDPEPPATAAVRYIQADERFVVEPGDTIGRRGASGPSASVTIDDPQGEYISSVQVQFDTEDGDWYLHDRSLNGTFVQQGQGWQRVLCAAGRDRLREEGEDPTDRHGNVPPESVRLHDGDLVSLVHPTYGVTFEFHPET; this comes from the coding sequence ATGACCTGGGAACCAGAGGAGGGCGACGTCGTCGCCGACCGGTACGAGCTCCGCAAGTTCCTGGGCAAAGGCGGCTTCGCGAAGGCCTACCGGGCGGTCGATACGACGACGGGCGACAGCGTCGTCCTGAAACACCCGAACTACCGGGAGTCCCAGAACGACCCCGAGGTCATCGAGGAGTACTTCGAGAAGGAGGCCGAGACGCTGCTGAAGATACGGGCGGCCGGGGGGCACGAGAACGTCATGGACCTCTACGACCAGGTGACCGAGCGGGATGTCCCCTTCCTGGTCGTCGAGCTGGTCGAGGGCGGTATCGAACTCGACGAGGTCATCGACCGCCACGGCCCAATCGAGGACACCGAGCAGGTCCGCCACATTGGCATCGACCTCTCGGACGCGATGGGCTTCCTCCACGAACACGAAATCGTCTACCGTGACCTGAAACCCGAGAACGTGATGCTGACGCCGGACATCACGCCGACGCTCATCGACTTCAACACGGCCACCGGGTTCGACGCAGCCGGCGACCCGTCGACGGGGAACACCGGGACGACCATCCTGGGCCCGTTCAAGCCCCGTGAGGTCGCCGAGGCGAGTCGGACCGACGTCCGCCAGGGTCCCTGGTCGGACGTCTACTCTATCGGGAAGATACTCCTCTTTCTCCTGAAGGGGAGCGTCCCCAAGAAAGACGGCGTCGACCCGCGGGACTTCGGGGCGGACTGCGACGCCTACCTGGCGGATATCGTCGAACGGGCGACGCAGACGGACTACCGGGACCGCTACCGGAACGCGACGGTCCTGAAGGAGGTGCTCCAGAACCGGGACCCCGAACCGCCGGCGACGGCCGCGGTTCGATACATCCAGGCCGACGAGCGGTTCGTCGTCGAACCCGGCGACACCATCGGTCGGCGGGGCGCGAGCGGGCCGTCGGCGTCCGTCACCATCGACGACCCACAGGGCGAGTACATCTCCTCTGTCCAGGTCCAGTTCGACACCGAGGACGGCGACTGGTACCTCCACGACCGGAGCCTCAACGGCACCTTCGTCCAGCAGGGCCAGGGCTGGCAGCGGGTCCTCTGTGCGGCGGGTCGGGACCGCCTGCGCGAGGAGGGCGAGGACCCGACGGACCGCCACGGGAACGTCCCCCCGGAGTCGGTCCGGCTCCACGACGGCGACCTGGTGTCGCTCGTCCACCCGACCTACGGCGTCACGTTCGAGTTCCATCCGGAGACATGA
- a CDS encoding PP2C family protein-serine/threonine phosphatase — MRYSTNYDIGERKRGRGINEDSVSISVFEEGHRDGYLGQSTDDERPMNRSTAAFVLADGAGGHDAGDAASYIATTAVAERLAPVAIRAARSHPDQFDVDVDRSVLPEPLGEEDVQTAVEDAILDAHREIIRYAAASGTQSYTTVVAGVYADGHLHYGWVGDSRAYVVNAARETIARLTKDHAIVQEREDAGDIDDVEAHVHPEGNQITRALGGSGYEDPEQAAVEVDTRSVRLYAEDTVLVTSDGLVDAQTNAPDLYDEYVASDRSEAVAERIRDAVVTDDEIRDVALGATSLDEAAREYVSLANERGGKDNVSVLLFGDSALPVTPESGGMPVRDADPGVDVRDQDTVIITDN, encoded by the coding sequence ATGCGATACAGCACCAACTACGACATCGGCGAGCGGAAACGCGGGCGGGGAATCAACGAGGACAGCGTCTCCATCTCGGTGTTCGAGGAGGGCCACCGCGACGGCTACCTCGGCCAGTCGACCGACGACGAGCGACCGATGAACCGCTCGACGGCGGCGTTCGTCCTCGCGGACGGGGCCGGCGGCCACGACGCGGGCGACGCGGCGTCCTACATCGCGACGACGGCCGTGGCCGAACGCCTCGCACCGGTCGCGATTCGCGCGGCTCGGAGCCATCCGGACCAGTTCGACGTGGACGTCGACCGGTCGGTGCTCCCCGAGCCGCTTGGCGAGGAAGACGTCCAGACGGCCGTCGAAGACGCTATCCTCGACGCCCACCGGGAGATTATCCGATACGCGGCCGCGTCCGGCACTCAGTCCTATACGACCGTCGTCGCCGGGGTCTACGCCGACGGGCACCTCCACTACGGCTGGGTCGGCGACAGCCGGGCCTACGTCGTCAACGCGGCCCGAGAGACCATCGCCAGGCTGACGAAGGACCACGCCATCGTCCAGGAGCGCGAGGATGCCGGGGACATCGACGACGTCGAGGCCCACGTCCACCCCGAGGGGAACCAGATAACCCGCGCTCTGGGCGGCTCGGGCTACGAGGACCCCGAACAGGCGGCCGTCGAAGTCGATACTCGGAGCGTCCGCCTGTACGCCGAGGACACCGTCCTGGTGACCAGCGATGGCCTCGTCGACGCTCAGACCAACGCCCCTGACCTCTACGACGAGTACGTCGCGTCGGACCGGTCCGAGGCGGTGGCCGAGCGCATTCGCGACGCCGTCGTCACCGACGACGAGATACGGGACGTCGCGCTCGGTGCGACCTCGCTCGACGAGGCCGCCCGCGAGTACGTCTCGCTGGCCAACGAGCGTGGCGGCAAAGACAACGTCTCAGTCCTCTTGTTCGGTGATTCGGCGCTGCCGGTGACACCCGAATCAGGCGGCATGCCGGTCCGCGACGCGGACCCAGGCGTCGACGTCCGGGACCAGGATACGGTCATAATAACTGACAACTAA